In Microbacterium enclense, one genomic interval encodes:
- the allB gene encoding allantoinase AllB has translation MSTRIAARKVFLDGAFSPATVVIESGVIAAVEPFDAAADTVLPGDAVLLPGLVDSHVHLDEPGRTEWEGFATGTAAAAAGGVTTIVDMPLNSLPVTTTPEALDAKRAAAAGKLAVDVAYWGGAVPENLGSLRALADAGVVGFKCFLSPSGIDEFGHLDAEQLERCLAELAEFDGLLIVHAEDPAHLHADGALGPRYEDFEASRPPLSERAAIRRVIEAARRTGARAHIVHVADGGALDDVRAAKAEGVRLTVETCPHYLTLDASAVPDGAGAFKCCPPIRGGNNRDLLWAGVVDGTIDAIVSDHSPSTVELKGNPDFGLAWGGIAGLQTGLSAVHTTARERGLAFESLMPLLTTGPARIAGLEGLGVIAPGAPAHLVAFAPEEQFVVDAAALEYRNPVSPWHGQVLTGVVRETWLRGQSVYRRGSAVTEREGRELLRSAEVVEA, from the coding sequence GTCGAACCGTTCGACGCCGCCGCCGACACCGTTCTGCCCGGCGACGCCGTGCTGCTGCCCGGACTCGTCGACTCGCACGTGCACCTCGACGAACCCGGTCGCACCGAGTGGGAGGGCTTCGCGACCGGCACCGCCGCGGCCGCCGCGGGCGGCGTCACGACGATCGTCGACATGCCGCTCAACAGCCTTCCCGTCACCACGACGCCCGAGGCACTGGATGCCAAGCGTGCCGCCGCCGCGGGAAAGCTCGCCGTCGACGTCGCGTACTGGGGTGGCGCCGTTCCCGAGAACCTCGGCTCGCTGCGCGCGCTCGCCGACGCCGGCGTCGTGGGTTTCAAGTGCTTCCTCTCGCCGAGCGGGATCGACGAGTTCGGACACCTCGACGCCGAGCAGCTCGAGCGGTGCCTCGCCGAACTGGCGGAGTTCGACGGCCTGCTCATCGTGCACGCCGAGGATCCCGCGCACCTGCACGCGGACGGCGCTCTCGGACCGCGCTACGAAGACTTCGAGGCCAGCCGCCCGCCGCTGAGTGAGCGCGCGGCGATCCGCCGCGTCATCGAGGCCGCCCGCCGCACGGGAGCGCGGGCGCACATCGTGCACGTCGCCGACGGGGGAGCGCTCGACGACGTGCGAGCCGCCAAGGCGGAGGGTGTGCGCCTCACGGTCGAGACCTGCCCCCACTACCTCACGCTCGATGCGTCGGCCGTGCCCGACGGTGCCGGGGCGTTCAAGTGCTGTCCGCCCATCCGCGGCGGGAACAATCGCGATCTGCTCTGGGCCGGTGTGGTCGACGGAACGATCGACGCGATCGTCAGCGATCACTCGCCCTCGACCGTCGAGTTGAAGGGCAATCCCGACTTCGGCCTGGCCTGGGGCGGGATCGCCGGTCTGCAAACGGGACTCTCGGCGGTGCACACGACCGCTCGCGAGCGCGGCCTGGCGTTCGAGTCGCTGATGCCGCTGCTCACGACCGGCCCGGCGCGCATCGCGGGACTCGAGGGGCTCGGCGTCATCGCCCCCGGGGCTCCCGCCCACCTCGTGGCCTTCGCGCCCGAGGAGCAGTTCGTCGTCGACGCGGCCGCCCTGGAGTACCGCAATCCGGTCTCGCCGTGGCACGGTCAGGTGCTCACGGGTGTCGTGCGAGAGACGTGGTTGCGCGGCCAGTCCGTCTACCGCCGCGGCTCCGCGGTGACCGAGCGCGAGGGTCGAGAGCTGCTGCGCTCGGCCGAGGTGGTGGAGGCATGA